A genome region from Haliotis asinina isolate JCU_RB_2024 chromosome 11, JCU_Hal_asi_v2, whole genome shotgun sequence includes the following:
- the LOC137256247 gene encoding uncharacterized protein yields the protein MTMGLQGILLLTLLSVYGTVSLIAPYTCGLCGAKIDITIIAQNFFKPPFFNVSVTVEGEPQRELIYFLQKAADIKKQLRYTITYYGRELGYFVNSINNLEGNYAENTSWRITDAAFNSHGLGISYYIPNHLDTIIFSFSNQTHT from the exons ATGACAATGGGCCTTCAGGGAATTCTCTTGCTTACCCTTCTCTCTGTCTACGGAACCGTCTCCCTAATCGCTCCGTACAC ATGCGGCTTATGCGGGGCAAAAATTGACATCACAATCATTGCCCAGAACTTCTTCAAACCCCCTTTCTTCAACGTCTCCGTAACCGTGGAAGGCGAACCCCAGCGTGAGCTAATCTACTTTCTGCAGAAGGCGGCCGACATCAAAAAACAGCTCAG ATATACAATTACCTACTACGGTCGAGAACTGGGCTACTTTGTCAACTCAATCAACAACCTGGAGGGAAATTATGCTGAAAACACGTCCTGGAGAATAACTGATGCTGCCTTCAACTCACATGGCCTTG GTATCAGTTATTACATCCCCAATCACCTTGACACCATCATCTTCTCCTTCTCCAATCAGACGCATACGTGA
- the LOC137255412 gene encoding ryncolin-1-like, whose product MVFDYVQAASSLQCATTCHGGVNCTGFIYCSINNRCSILTSDKPSGPVSVPYPTCKAFSNVTTSRQTSPSCLNGGTPDGAVCLCTPAFTGGNCETRMEDCTDVYLYVGNSTGTYTVWPTKAARPFDLECDNVTVKIMFRDRTISGCEAEIVTYLDVPWVDYKYGFTHSNCYMWLGLEKMHALTSVRPNKLFIFVTANITSGQVSYSAFSVGNESSEYRLSVSGFTGDGVFGDLFNLKDPVRTLDGSHFCAKDRCANNPCAVFYGGAWWSRLDACLSNPHYSLGVNFCPPCDDNHECKSIYMLIGPA is encoded by the exons ATGGTTTTCGACTATGTACAGGCGGCGTCATCTCTCCAATGTGCCACCACCTGCCACGGCGGTGTCAACTGCACCGGTTTCATCTACTGCAGCATAAACAACAGATGCTCCATTTTGACATCGGATAAACCTTCCGGTCCTGTCAGCGTCCCCTATCCGACCTGCAAGGCATTCTCAAATGTCACGACATCTAGACAG ACCTCGCCATCATGCCTGAATGGTGGAACTCCTGATGGTGCGGTCTGTCTCTGTACGCCTGCATTTACCGGAGGGAACTGCGAGACCAGAATGGAAG ACTGTACAGACGTATACCTGTACGTTGGTAACTCTACGGGTACCTACACTGTCTGGCCGACCAAAGCCGCACGACCGTTTGATTTGGAATGTGATAACGTCACTGTCAAGATCATGTTCAGGGACAGAACCATCAGTGGCTGTGAGGCGGAGATCGTGACTTACCTCGACGTTCCCTGGGTCGACTACAAGTATGGCTTCACCCACTCCAACTGTTACATGTGGCTGGGTCTGGAGAAGATGCATGCTCTGACTAGCGTCCGTCCaaataaactcttcattttcgTGACCGCTAATATCACTTCCGGACAAGTATCGTACAGCGCCTTCTCCGTGGGTAACGAATCCTCGGAGTACCGGCTGTCGGTGTCAGGGTTCACTGGTGATGGCGTTTTTGGAGACCTCTTCAACCTAAAGGACCCGGTTAGAACCCTTGATGGCAGTCACTTCTGTGCCAAGGATCGCTGTGCCAACAATCCGTGTGCCGTGTTTTATGGGGGAGCCTGGTGGAGCAGATTGGATGCTTGTCTCTCGAATCCGCACTACTCACTTGGCGTTAATTTCTGTCCTCCTTGTGATGACAATCACGAATGCAAAAGTATCTATATGTTAATAGGTCCCGCCTAA